GCATCATTTCCTGATCCAAACCTGTCATTGCAATAGTGATAAACATACCGCCCAGAATAGTTTTCAGGAAAAATGTTTTGGAATTCACATCGAAGTTAATGAAATGCGTATAATCCTTCGCCGCGAGTACATCGTAAGCCTGGCCGGCTGAAAGGTTTAAATTCGAGAGAATGAAAACAATACATGCAACCAAACTGAGGATCATAAAGGAAGTCTGAAGCGTGTCTGTAATTACGATGGTCTTTACCCCGCCCTCGAAAGTATAGAGCAGAACCATCAGGAGAATTACGGCAGATGTTACCCAAAACGGAACTCCCAAGCCCGACAGAAGAAAGATCTGAAGAACATTTACTACCAAATATAATCTCGCAGTAGCGCCAATCGACCTTGAAATTATAAAAAACAAAGACCCGATTTTGTGCGCTTCTACATTAAATCTCCGTCCGAGGTAGGTGTAAATCGAAGTCAGATTCATTTTATAGTAAAGCGGCAGAAGTACGAAAGCCACAATAAAATAACCGATGAAAAACCCGATCACAAGCATGTAATATTCGAAACCGCCGAATGGATAATCACCAGCAGTCAATTTCCCTACTGTTCCCGGCACCGAGATAAAAGTTACGCCGCTCAGACTTGTGCCAATCATCCCGAAAGCCACGAGCCACCACTTACTTTTTTTGTTTCCGATAAAGAAAGACTGGTTGTCGGCATTTCTGCTGGTGATGTATGAGATCACGAGTAGTCCGATGAAATAAGCGAAAACAAATAAGAGCAAAATTGTTCCTGGGTTCATTTTTTTCAGAATTTAATGAGCAAATATAGTTTTTTTGCGGTATTTGCGGCTGTTTATACTTTTGGGATTGTAAATTATTTTTTGGGCGCCTTTTCCGGCTGTCACTACTCGCTTTTTGCAGGCCTTGTTTAAATCCCGCTGCTGCAAAAGAGCTCAAACATGCCGTTCCATCCGGGGCGCAATGCAGGATTCCAAAAAAAAGCCTTTCATAATTTTATGAAAGGCGTATTGTTTAAGTTACAATTTTCAGGATAAAACATCCTGCAGCTCTGCGTTTCTGTCAATGGTTGCTTTAGCATACGGACAAAGAGGAATGATTTTTTTGCTATTTTTTCTGGCATATTCCACGCCTGCGATGACAAGCTTTTTTGCGAGACCTTTTCCGCTAAAAGCTTCATCAACTTGGGTGTGATCGATAATGAATTTATCCTCACCGGCCCAGGTATAAGTCATTTCGCCGGCTTTTTTATTTTCAAAATAGATTTCAAATAGTCCTTTCTTCTCGTCGTTGTGATGTTTAATTTCTGTCATATTTTTATTTTACTTAAGTGCTGGAAAAATGCAGTAGTTTAATGGGTATTAATGAAAATGAAAAGTGGAAATTTTGCAACTTCCACTAAGAATATTTTACGATTTCTGTGGTGCCCACTGGTCATGTGGTGACATATCAAAATTGAATACGTCCATCATATCCAGACCCAGAGCTTTCGCAACGCCTTCACCATATTCGGGATCAGCTTTGTAGCAGTTTCTGATGTGACGGATCTGGATGAATTTTTCTGCACCGCCAACATTGGCCGCGGTATTGTCAAACAGAGCCTGCTCTTTTCCATCAGCTTTGATGATTCTGAATAAATCGCCAGGTTGGGTGAAATAATCCTCATCATCATCCCGGAAATTATGTGCATAGGCATCCCCGTAAAGTTCAAGTGGCGGTTCTTTGGCTTGAGGTTGCTCCTGCCATTCTCCATAACTGTTGGGTTCGTAATGTTTCGTACCGCCATAATTACCGTCAACACGCATTTGTCCGTCTCTGTGGAATGCATGATAAGGACATCTGGGTTTGTTCACCGGAATCTGGAAGTGATTTACACCCAGTCGGTAACGCTGTGCATCGCCGTAGGAAAATAATCTGCCCTGAAGCATTTTATCCGGTGAAAATCCGATGCCGGGAACAATATTCGTTGGATTGAAAGCTGCCTGTTCAACATCCTGGAAATAATTCTCTGGATTTTTATTCAGCTCGAATTCGCCCACTTCGATTAAAGGGAAGTCTTTTTTAGACCAAACTTTCGTTAAATCAAACGGATGAAATCGGTAAGTCTTGGCCTGCTCCTCTGTCATGATCTGTACAAACATTTTCCATTTCGGGAAGTTGCCTTTTTCAATATTGTCGAAGAGATCACGTTGCGAAGATTCGCGGTCCATTCCTATTAATTTCCCTGCTTCTTCGTCACTTAAATTTTCGATTCCCTGCTGGGTTCTGAAATGGAATTTTACCCAATGGCGAACATTTGCATGATTGATGAAGCTGTAGGTATGGCTTCCGAAACCGTGCATGTGCCGGTAACCATTCGGAATTCCGCGGTCGCTCATTACAATGGTCACCTGGTGAAGTGATTCTGGCAGCAAAGTCCAGAAATCCCAGTTGTTATTGGCGCTACGCATATTGGTTTTCGGATCGCGTTTCACAGCGTGGTTCAGATCCGGAAATTTCATCGGATCACGGAAAAAGAAGACGGGAGTATTATTTCCTACCAGATCCCAAATTCCCTCATCGGTATAAAACTTTAAAGCGAAACCACGGATGTCCCGTTCTGCATCTGCGGCGCCGCGCTCTCCGGCAACGGTAGAAAATCTTGCAAACATTTCAGTTTTTTTACCGATTTCGTTGAAGATATGAGCTTTGGTGTACTGAGTAATATCGTGAGTAACCGTAAATGTCCCAAATGCTCCTGAACCTTTAGCATGCATTCTTCTTTCGGGAATTACTTCTCTGTCGAAATTGGCCATTTTCTCCAGAAACCAAAAATCCTGCATCAGCATTGGACCTCTGGGTCCTGCAGTCTGTACATTTTGATTGTCGGGCACCGGCGCGCCGGTCTGTCTAGTTAATTTTTTCTTTTCTTCCATGATTATAATATTTTGATATCTAAAGTTACGAATTTAAACGCCTCAGTGTAATTCATTATATCTAATATCATCATATTTAAATAATGGAATGCATTGCGATTAAATGGAAGAAAGAGTTTTCTATTTAGACAATTTCCCGTTAAGAATTGCTTTGGGGAGCGGTACAAATTCTTCTTCGTCCCCATGAACCAAAGGAAAAGCATCATGGTTTTGCTGATGCCAGTTTAGCTTTGCCTGCTCAATAATTTCTTTATCAGAATTGACAAAGTTCCAGAATATAAAGCGTTCCTCATCAAAAGGGTCGCCGCCAAAAAGATAAACAGTAGCGTTTTCGCCGATTTCAAATTCGCAAAGCGTTGGATTTTTCGCGACGAGGAGCTGCTTCCCACCGAATTCATTCTCTTCAATATGAACTGTCCCTTCCAATATATACATAGCAGCTTCACCAAATAAATCCTTCCCAATGTTTATTTTCTGACGTTCTTTACTTTTAACTTCAAGAAAAAATAAATTAGAATGTACCGGTACGGGAGATTTTCTTCCGAAAAGTTCGCCCGCAATTAATTTGTACTGAAGACTGCCCTCACTCCATTCAGGAATTTCATTCGCTTTGGTGTGATGAAAGGTGGGTTCGCTCTGTTCCAGGCTTTTTGGTAAACCTACCCATATTTGAAAACCGTGCAGGTTTTTATCTGAATTTCTGAGATATTCCGGAGTTCGTTCGGAATGTACTACGCCTTTTCCGGCAGTCATCCAGTTCACCGCTCCGGGTTTTATTTCAATATCACTTCCGAGTGAATCTTTGTGTTGGATAGATCCTTCAAAAAGGTAAGTTAAAGTTGTAAGTCCAATATGAGGATGCGGCGGAACGTCTAGGTTTTGATATTGGTTCAGTGCAGCAGGTCCCATGTGATCAATAAAAACAAAAGGTCCCACTGCTCTTTTTTCCCTGAAAGGAAGCAGTCTTCCGACTAAGAAATTACCGATGTCGGCTGCTTTTTCTTCGATGATTAATCCAATATTTGACATGCTTTATGCTTTGTGAGTTAAAAGAATGGTTTAAAATCCCCCGTAAGTTACTAAGTTTTGCAGAATCACTGAAAAGATTTATTCAATTCCTAACCTTTTCTTCACGGCAGGAATTACTTCTTTCCCGAACAGTTCGATCGATTTCATCGTAAGTTCGTGCGGTACAAATCCTAAACTTGCCTGCGCAAAGAATCTAGTGAAACCGAAAAGTCCGTATTCGTAGACGATTTTTTCAGTAACCTGTTCTACACTGCCAACCATTAATGATCCTTCCGGACTGCGCATATATTCAAACTGTTCTCGAGTCATGGGTTGCCAGCCGCGGCTTCTGCCAACACGATCCATCATCTGCGCGTAATACGGGAAAAAATCATCTGCTGCCTTCTCACCATCTTCGCCGATAAACATGTGATTGTTAATTCCGACTTGTAAATCTTCTGCATTATGGCCATTTTCAAGCCAGGACTTTTTATAAAGATTAATGAAAGGCGTGAACTGCCGCGGCATTCCGCCAATGATTGCCAACATTAAAGGCAGCTGAAGCTTCGCGGCTCTCACTGCAGAAGCTGGAGTTCCGCCCGCAGCAAGCCAAACCGGAATTTCACCGTTTAAAGCCCTTGGATATACTCCTAAATCATGAATTGGGGCACGCAGGTTTCCGCTCCAAGAGACCTTTTCTGACTTGTTGATCTTCAGTAAAAGGTCTAATTTTTCTTCAAAAAGTGCATCATAATCATTCAAATCAAAACCAAACAGCGGGAAAGATTCAATAAATGAGCCGCGACCTGCCATGATTTCTGCCCTTCCGCCGGAAATTGCGTCTACCGTAGCAAACTGCTGATAAACGCGAACCGGATCATCAGAACTTAGTACCGTTACTGCGCTCGTAAGTTTAATGTTTTTTGTCACTGCCGCTGCTGCTGCAAGTACGGTTGTTGGCGACGACACCGCGTAATCCGGACGGTGATGTTCACCAATCCCGAAAACATCAATCCCCAATAAATCTGCGAGTTTTATTTCTTCTAAAAGATCCTGTATTCGCCGATGTGCATTAATTCCTTTTCCCGGAACGGTTTCCGGTGCAGCATCAGCGAAAGTCATTAAACCGAATTCTAATTTTTTCATCTTGATCAATTTGAAAGGTGAAATTAATAAGCAGCCGTGAAAATCTGTCGGTTGAATTTCTTGTTTTCAAGTTCATCCGTGATTGCTAAAGCTAAATCCTGCACTGAATGGCGGGAGCGGCCTTCTGCATCAAAAACTGGCGAATCTGTTCCCAACCTGTATTTTCCGGTTTTTTCTTTTTCCCCGCTGAACATATTCATTTCCAGGGCAGGACTGAAAAATTCCCAGTCTAAAGTTTCGTTTTTCGAAAGAGTGTCTACGAAATACTTGCGTACGGCGCTTGCTCCAGGATATATTTCTTTAGGGAAATCTGGTCCGTCAACGATATAATTACCATTAATTTTCAATGTTCCGGCACCTCCAATAACGATAAATTTTTTAACGCCGGATTTCTCTACTGCGTTTTGGATGGATGCGGCACCTTTCAAATAATCCTCGTGGATATTTGGGTTTGTCCAGCCCGGGTTGTATGCACTGACGATGGCATCACTTCCCCCGAGGATTTCTGCAAGCTCGTTTTCGTTAAAAATGTCAACATTTTTCTTCTGCAGATTTTTATAATCGTAAGCTATTTTGTCTGTATTTCTGGCGATAGCCACTACTTCATAGTTTCTTTCGAGCAGTTCGTTTAGAATTGCATTTCCGACGTAGCCTGTAGCGCCGATAAGAGATATTTTCATTTTATAATATTTAAACAGTTTACAAATTGCGAGTGCTTAGTCCTCCAGATAACCGAATTTTCCGGTATTGAAGTCATCAAATGCCTGAATGATTTCCTGTTTGGAATTCATTACAAAAGGTCCGTGGGAAAAGATAGGTTCATTTAACGGCTGCCCGCTTAATACCAGTACAACGCTGTCTTCTGTAGCTTCAATTTGGAACGCTTCCCCTTCGTTTTCAAAAAGAACAAAATGGTCAGTCAGAACTTTTTCATTATCATTTACGGTAATGCTGCCTTCAATGACTAACAGCGCAGTGCTGAAATTTGCGGGAAAACTGAAATCGGCTCTTCCGTTTTTCTTCAGCTTGGCGTTCATCATGTTTATGGGACTGAATGTGCTTGCAGGACCTTTTTCACTTTGATATTCGCCGGAAATAATTTCTACAAAGCCATTTTCGCCCAAATCAACGGTATTCATTTCTGAATTTTTTATGGCCTGATATTTCGGAGGACTCATTTTGTCTTTTGTCGGAAGGTTGATCCAAAGCTGCACCATCTGGAAAATTCCGCCCTTTTTTGCCCATTCGGTTTCGTGGAATTCTTTGTGGAGTACGCCGGAAGCTGCTGTCATCCATTGTACGTCACCTTCACCGATGATTCCGCCGCCGCCTGAACTGTCACCATGTTCAACCCGGCCCTGGTAAGCAATGGTTACCGTTTCAAAACCTCTGTGCGGATGCACGCCCACTCCTCGGGGTTTGTCGGTTCCTGAGAAATGGAACTTTGAATTGTAATCTAACATGATGAATGGATCCATTCTCTTCATGTCTAAACGGAATCCGCCTGGGATAAAGTTATGAACCCTGAAACCGTCGCCCACGAAGTGAGGCTCTCTCGGTGGTACTATTATCTCTACTTTTTTTATTGCCATGATCATCTTTAATTATTAATACAAAAGTACAGTTGTAACATCTAAAATACATTGATGTAAGATAAGAATGTACTCTTTTGGGAATCAGTAAGTTAAAAGTATATCAGGAGGGATGATTATTTTTCGCCCATTTTATTTTGAAAATAGTACTATTGATAATTAATGATCGGTTCTCATATTCTCTCCATCTTTGGAATGGAGTCTTCTGAAAACAAACCCTGAAAGTATGGTAAGAATTCCCATTACAATAAATGTGTACCGAAAGGCAGAATGTGTGTTCTCGTAGTTGAGGTTTGCATTGTTTTCAAACAGTTTCAGAACAACCAGTCCGAACGCAATCCCGAAACCGATCGCAAGCTGTTGATTTACGGCGATAAGTGAGTTACCGCTGCTGGTGTGAGAATTTCGTAAATCTGCGAGTGAAATTGTATTCATTGAGGTAAACTGAATGGAGTTAAAGAAACCCATAACAGCGATAATCGGAACAAACCACCAAATTGAGGTTTGTATGCCGGGAATTGCGAGGCAACAGATGAGAAAACCAATAATGAAAGTATTTGTCATCAGGGTTTTGCGATAACCAAATCTGTTGAGGATTTTAATTACTGATGATTTCCCGAACATTGCAGTTAAAGCCATAGGCGCAACGATCCATCCCGAAACTACGGCACTTGCTCCGTAAGCAATCTGAATCATTAATGGCAAAAGTAAAGGAACAGAACTTATTCCCAAACGGGTGGCCAGATTACCTAAAATACCCACGCGGAACGTTCTTACCTGAAAAAGATTTAACGGGAAAATAGGGTTTTCCGTTTTGGAAGCGTGGCGATAATAAAAGTACACCATTAAGAATCCCAGGATGAAAATCATCAATACTGGGGTAGTGTGAGTAGCAGTGCCGAACATTTCCAGCGAGATGGAGAGCAGGAGAGAGGCTGTCGCAAAAATAAGGAAGCCTTTTAGATCAAAAGTGATTATTTTGGACTGGTAATTCGGCATGTATTTTAAACTGAGAACGATTCCTACAAATCCAATAGGAATATTGATAAGAAAAATCCAGTGCCAGGAAAGATAATCTACCATGTAGCCGCCGACCACCGGTCCTAGAACAGGTCCTATCAACGCCGGAACAATAGCGTAATTCATTGCCCTGAGTAATTCGTTTTTATCGTAGGTTTTCAGGAGTGCCAATCGGCCAACGGGCGTCATCAGACTTCCGCCGATTCCCTGTACCACACGAGAAATGACTAACTGAGTGAGATTTTGTGACAGTGCGCAGAACAAAGATCCCAAACTGAAAACTATGATGGCGAATATAAAAACCTTCTTGGTTCCGAATTTATCCGCCAGAAAACCGCTTACCGGCATAAATAGCGCAAGCGTCAGGACATAGCTGATGATTGCATTCTGCATATTAAGCGGCGATTCATTCAGGTCCGCAGCAATGGACGGTAATGATGTGTTGAGAATTGTAGAATCCAACATCTGCATGAAAATAGCTGTTGCAAGAATGAATGGAAGGATTCTCTTGGTTGGGGTGTCAAAAGTTTGTAAAGAATCAGACATCATTCATCATTAGCAAAAAGTGAACCTAAAAATCCTGCAGGTTGTGCAGGATTTACTAACAAAAAATACATTTAATAGGAATCTTCGTGGACACTTATAACGGCTCTGCCGCTTGGATCGTTCATTTTTTTGAAGGCTTCGTCCCATTCCAGAGCGATTGGAGTTGAACACGCAACAGATGGTACTGAAGGTACTGTTGCTGCTGCTGTTTCACTAGGGAAATGTTCTTCAAAAATTGTTCTGTAACGGTATTCTTCTTTGTTTTGGGGCGTGTTTAGCGGAAAACGGAATTTTGCATTAACCATCATTTCATCGCTGACTTCTTTCTCTGCCAAATCTTTCAGCGAATCGATCCAGGAGTAACCAACCCCATCAGAAAACTGTTCTTTCTGTCTCCAGACAATGGATTCGGGCAATAGATCCTCAAATGCTTTTCGCAGTACCCATTTCTCCATTTTTCCTTCCGCTTTGCTAATCATTTTGTCTTTAGGATTTACGGTCATCGCTACATCCATAAATTCTTTATCCAGAAAAGGTACACGTCCTTCAATTCCCCAACTCATCAAGGCTTTGTTCGCGCGCAAACAGTCATAAAGGTGCAGTTTACCTAATTTTCTTACGGTTTCTTCATGAAATTCTTTCGCATTCGGGGCTTTGTGGAAATATAAATATCCGCCAAAAAGCTCATCGCTTCCTTCACCGGAAAGCACCATTTTTATCCCCATGGATTTAATGACTCTGGCCAATAGATACATTGGAGTTGAGGCACGAATCGTGGTAACATCATAGGTTTCCAAATGGTAAATAACATCCCGTACGGCATCCAAACCTTCCTGAACCGTAAAATGAACTTCGTGGTGGATAGAGCCGATATGGTCCGCAGCTTTTTGTGCAGCGATGAGGTCGGGGCTTCCTTCCAATCCCACGGCAAAGCTGTGCAGTCTGGGATACCAAGCTTCCTGAGTGTCGCCACTTTCGATTCTGTTTCTTGCGTATTTTGCAGTAACAGCTGCAATTATCGACGAATCCAAACCACCGGAAAGCAGAACCCCGTAAGGAACATCGCTCATCAGTTGGCGGTGAACCGCTGCTTCAAGGCTTTTTCTGATTGCAGAAATATCTGTAATATTGTCTTTGACGTTATCAAAATCCTCCCAATCACGTTTATACCATTTCTGCATTTCGTAACCGTCTTTGCTGTAAAGAAAATGACCTGGTAAAAAAGTTTCAATGGTTTTACAGACTCCTTCCAAAGCCTTCAGTTCAGAAGCGACATAGTAACTTCCGTTTTTGTCCCAACCCTGATACAGCGGACAAATCCCCATGTGGTCGCGACCTACGAGATAAATATCATTTTCAATATCATAAAGCGCAAATGCAAATATTCCGTTGAGTTTTTCAAGAAAATCTTTCCCGTACCGACGGTAGAGTGCCAGAATAACTTCACAATCTGAATGAGTCAGAAATTCATAGTCGGGAAATTCTGCGCGCAATTCCTGATGGTTGTAAATTTCTCCATTTACGGCTAAAACTACTTTTCCGTCTTTAGTAAAAAGAGGCTGTTTGCCTGAAGTTGGATCTACAATTGCCAGGCGTTCGTGAGAAAAAATTACTTTTTCATCCTGAAAAATCCCGCTCCAATCCGGGCCACGGTGGCGGATTTTCTTGGACATTTCTAATATCTGGGGACGGAGAACTTCCGTTTTTTGTTTTGCGTCAAAAAGACATACAATTCCACACATAAGTTTATGATTATAAGTGATTATTAAAAATTGATTAATTTTATTCTGCAAACATAATTTAAATGTTTATAAAACAAAACGAAATTTAATAAAAGAAGAATATTTTACTAAAATTAACTTTTAAAGCGGAAAAAATTAAGTTGACCGGAGGATTTTCGTTGTTTAGGTGGAAAAAATTCAAAAAAAATAGCAGACCTAAGCCTGCTATAATTATGATATGTGTATTTTAATTATGCGTTTCTTCCGATCAACGCCATATAAAACCCGTCAAATCCGTCGCTCGGCATTACTTTTTCTTCCTTAATAAGTGTGAATCCTTCATTGTTTTTCAGGAAAGTTTCAACCTGCTCGTTGTTTTCACTTGGCAAGATTGAACAGGTTGCGTAAATCATTTTTCCTCCTTTTTTCAGCATTTTGCTGTAATCCTGAAGAATCTGCTGCTGCTCATTTTTAATCCTGTCGATAAAATCCTGGTCGATTTTCCATTTGGAATCGGGGTTTCTTTTCAAGACCCCTAAACCTGAACAGGGCGCGTCGATCAAAACACGGTCAGCTTTTTCGTGAAGTCTTTTGATTACTTTATTGTCTTCGATAAATCTCGTTTCAATGTTGTGAGCACCAGCTCTTTTTGCGCGTCTTTTCAGCTCAGCGAGTTTCCATTCGTAAATATCAAGCGCAATAATTTGACCTTTGTTTTTCATCAAAGCAGCCAAATGTAGGGTTTTCCCACCCGCTCCGGCGCAAGCGTCTACCACGCGCATTCCTTCCTGAACATCAAGCAACTCACCGATTTTCTGAGAAGAAGCATCCTGAACTTCGAACAAACCGTCTTTAAAAGCGGAAGTTAAGAATACATTTTTCTTTTCCTGCAGCTGAACAGCATCCGGATAATTTCGGATCTGGAAACTTTCCACATCCTCATCCTTAAGATCGGAAACCAGTTCTTTGGCTGTTGTTTTCAGGGTATTTGCACGGAGAATTGTAGGGGCCTGCTCGTTAAGAGCATGCATTTCTCTTTCCCATTTGCTGCCCAGTTCTTTTTCAAGAGTTTCGGCAAGCCATTCAGGTATGGAGTATTCGATTGATTTTGTTGGAACCGTATTTTTCTTGAGTTTATTCAGGATATCAGCATTTTTAATCCCGTCAAACTCCTCGAATTTTTTATAATGCGTCTTGGTCCAAAGACAATACGCAAGAATTAACTTATAGATGTTGTTTGGTTTTACGCCTTCGCCCATGTAATATTCAAGGCGTTTTTTCCAGCGGATAATGTCATAAAAAATTTGCGAAACCACTTTCCGGTCTTCGCTGCCCCATTTTCTGTTGGCTTTCAGGAGTCTTTCTATAACCTTGTCGGCATATTTTCTGTCTTCAAAAAAGGTTTCCTGCAGTGCGTCGTGAATTCCTATCAGTAAGTTTCTGTGTATCAGTTCCATGTATGGATGTTTTAATGTTCAATTTGTCCTCGAATCGCCGGGACAGAATTTTTGCAAAAATAAGGTTTTTAAACCGAATAAATGATGCTGTAGATTTGGGCGCCTTTTTCCGCCCTCCGTTCCCGATTTTTTTCTTACACTGCGTTCCATAAAAAAGAGCTCCACTCAGGTCGGGGCGCAGTTGCGGCGCTGAAATCCTGGATTTTTAATCAGTCTAAAAAATTCTTACTTTTGTAGTTCAAAAAATAAACCATGAGCGATACAATTATTTGTCCTAAATGCCAGTCAGAATTTACTTACGAACAGGATAACCTCCAGGTTTGTTCCCAGTGCTTTCATGAATGGGATCCGAATGAGGTCAACAGTGGCGAAACCATTCTGGACATGAATGGTAATGAACTTCAAAACGGAGATTCCGTAATCGTAATGAAAGATTTGCCGGTTAAAGGTGCACCAAAACCTGTGAAAGCGGGAACTAAAGTTAAAAATATCCGTTTGCGTCCCGATTCAGATCATAATATCGACTGCAAAATCGATGGTTTCGGAGCAATGGCTTTGAAGTCGGAATTTGTGAAGAAGGCATAAAAAAAGGAAAGATTTGGACAGGGTTCTTTTCTAGACTTGGTTGTCCGAATACATCGGGACTAATTTCGTCTTAAAGGCAGAAAGAGAATTAACCAAAAATTTCCTTATTTGGGAATGATAAAGTTAGGAATTTTATTTCAAATTCCATAGCGGTCCAATAGAAATTTTAAAAAAAATCTGATTTTTTTCAGCCTTACAAATTAAGATATACTGTACCTTCTATTTGGTTTTCGGTATAGATCACGATGTCTTTTCCGCTTAGTGAAATCCTGTTCCAGTAGTAGTTTCCTGCGAATCGGCTTTCGGTAACCTGTGCTTCTTTTCCGGAATCTGCGATTTTAATTTCTGTTGGATACCAGAAGTTTTTAGCTAGTCCGAAGGATGCTTTCTCTTCATCGGAAAATACATTCACTTCGCCAAAAAGTTTTGCCACGTAGGGGTTGTAAGGATTTTGATAAATTTCTTTTGGATGATCATTTTGAATAAGTCTTCCGTCATGTAACACAATAATTTGGTCAAGCCACGGCATCACTTCCTGAATTTCGTGAGTTGAAATTATCAGAGAAATCTCTTTCTCTTTCACATAATTGAAAAGCCGCTCACGTAGTTCAATTTTTCTTGAAAAATCAAGATTGCTGAAAGGTTCATCAAGCAGAAGAAGCTTAGGCATTACAGAAAGTGCCCGCGCGATGGCCACACGCTGCTGTTGCCCGCCGCTCAGATTTTTGGGAAGTATTTCCGCATATTCCTCGAGCCCTACAACGTGAAGCAGTTCCAGAACTTTTTCTCGCTTTTCCTTTAAATTGATATTAGAAATAAATTTTCCAACATTATCGGCCACTGTAGCATAAGGCATCAGGTCATAGTTCTGCGCTACAAGCTTCATTTCACTTTCACCGGGAACAATGTTTTTTTTCGGTCCGTAGATGGGTTTTCCGTCAAAAATAATTTCGCCTTGCTCCCAGTCGAGCAAACCGTAAATCAGATTCAGAAGGGTAGATTTTCCGCAGCCGCTTTCGCCTGCCAAAGCGATGATTCTGCCTTTTTCAATCTTTAAATTAAGGTTTCGGAAAAGATCTTTTTCACGGGAATGCGAGAAAAATAAATGATTGATTTCTAATAGCATATTTGCAAAATTAATAATTTTGATCTTACTGTGAATTATTTTTATTATTTTAGCGGAGTAAGTAAAAAGCAATCATTGGATGAAAAAAGTATTTAAATTAACAGTATTTTCAGCATTTGTTTCAGGAATTTTATTGATTTCATGCGGGAAAGACAAGCCGCTTACCAGCGAAAGCAGCGAAGTGATTACCACCACCGAAGGTGCTTCTTTCGCAGTAGATACTCTTAACAGTAAGATTGAATGG
The window above is part of the Kaistella faecalis genome. Proteins encoded here:
- a CDS encoding MFS transporter, producing MSDSLQTFDTPTKRILPFILATAIFMQMLDSTILNTSLPSIAADLNESPLNMQNAIISYVLTLALFMPVSGFLADKFGTKKVFIFAIIVFSLGSLFCALSQNLTQLVISRVVQGIGGSLMTPVGRLALLKTYDKNELLRAMNYAIVPALIGPVLGPVVGGYMVDYLSWHWIFLINIPIGFVGIVLSLKYMPNYQSKIITFDLKGFLIFATASLLLSISLEMFGTATHTTPVLMIFILGFLMVYFYYRHASKTENPIFPLNLFQVRTFRVGILGNLATRLGISSVPLLLPLMIQIAYGASAVVSGWIVAPMALTAMFGKSSVIKILNRFGYRKTLMTNTFIIGFLICCLAIPGIQTSIWWFVPIIAVMGFFNSIQFTSMNTISLADLRNSHTSSGNSLIAVNQQLAIGFGIAFGLVVLKLFENNANLNYENTHSAFRYTFIVMGILTILSGFVFRRLHSKDGENMRTDH
- the asnB gene encoding asparagine synthase B produces the protein MCGIVCLFDAKQKTEVLRPQILEMSKKIRHRGPDWSGIFQDEKVIFSHERLAIVDPTSGKQPLFTKDGKVVLAVNGEIYNHQELRAEFPDYEFLTHSDCEVILALYRRYGKDFLEKLNGIFAFALYDIENDIYLVGRDHMGICPLYQGWDKNGSYYVASELKALEGVCKTIETFLPGHFLYSKDGYEMQKWYKRDWEDFDNVKDNITDISAIRKSLEAAVHRQLMSDVPYGVLLSGGLDSSIIAAVTAKYARNRIESGDTQEAWYPRLHSFAVGLEGSPDLIAAQKAADHIGSIHHEVHFTVQEGLDAVRDVIYHLETYDVTTIRASTPMYLLARVIKSMGIKMVLSGEGSDELFGGYLYFHKAPNAKEFHEETVRKLGKLHLYDCLRANKALMSWGIEGRVPFLDKEFMDVAMTVNPKDKMISKAEGKMEKWVLRKAFEDLLPESIVWRQKEQFSDGVGYSWIDSLKDLAEKEVSDEMMVNAKFRFPLNTPQNKEEYRYRTIFEEHFPSETAAATVPSVPSVACSTPIALEWDEAFKKMNDPSGRAVISVHEDSY
- a CDS encoding RsmB/NOP family class I SAM-dependent RNA methyltransferase, giving the protein MELIHRNLLIGIHDALQETFFEDRKYADKVIERLLKANRKWGSEDRKVVSQIFYDIIRWKKRLEYYMGEGVKPNNIYKLILAYCLWTKTHYKKFEEFDGIKNADILNKLKKNTVPTKSIEYSIPEWLAETLEKELGSKWEREMHALNEQAPTILRANTLKTTAKELVSDLKDEDVESFQIRNYPDAVQLQEKKNVFLTSAFKDGLFEVQDASSQKIGELLDVQEGMRVVDACAGAGGKTLHLAALMKNKGQIIALDIYEWKLAELKRRAKRAGAHNIETRFIEDNKVIKRLHEKADRVLIDAPCSGLGVLKRNPDSKWKIDQDFIDRIKNEQQQILQDYSKMLKKGGKMIYATCSILPSENNEQVETFLKNNEGFTLIKEEKVMPSDGFDGFYMALIGRNA
- a CDS encoding zinc ribbon domain-containing protein YjdM, translating into MSDTIICPKCQSEFTYEQDNLQVCSQCFHEWDPNEVNSGETILDMNGNELQNGDSVIVMKDLPVKGAPKPVKAGTKVKNIRLRPDSDHNIDCKIDGFGAMALKSEFVKKA
- a CDS encoding sulfate/molybdate ABC transporter ATP-binding protein — protein: MLLEINHLFFSHSREKDLFRNLNLKIEKGRIIALAGESGCGKSTLLNLIYGLLDWEQGEIIFDGKPIYGPKKNIVPGESEMKLVAQNYDLMPYATVADNVGKFISNINLKEKREKVLELLHVVGLEEYAEILPKNLSGGQQQRVAIARALSVMPKLLLLDEPFSNLDFSRKIELRERLFNYVKEKEISLIISTHEIQEVMPWLDQIIVLHDGRLIQNDHPKEIYQNPYNPYVAKLFGEVNVFSDEEKASFGLAKNFWYPTEIKIADSGKEAQVTESRFAGNYYWNRISLSGKDIVIYTENQIEGTVYLNL